The Primulina eburnea isolate SZY01 unplaced genomic scaffold, ASM2296580v1 ctg739_ERROPOS11973397, whole genome shotgun sequence sequence CGTCAAATTTTGGGGAGCTTGATTTGGAGGCTTTGAGTAGGTTGGATGGAAAAAAGTGGTCTTCAAGTTGTAGGAGTCGAGACAGGTTCGAGCTTGTGGCACCTGATTCGGGAATTCCAAGGAAAGAATCTTCTCAAACTGTCATAAATCTTAGTCACAAATATAGGCCGATGCTTTTTGAGGACTTGATTGGGCAGAACCTAGTTGTTCAGTCCCTCATGAGTGCAATTTCAAGAGGAAGGATCGCCTCCATTTATCTTTTTCAAGGTCCACATGGAACTGGAAAAACTTCAGCTGCAAGAATTTTTGCTGCTGCTCTGAATTGCGTTGCCACTAAAGATTCAAAGCCTTGTGGGGTTTGTAGAGAATGTGTCGATTTGATATCTGGCAAGGTCAGTGACTTTATCGAAGTCGATGGTTCCGATAAGAAGGGAATTGAAACAattgaaaatcttttgagaaaCCTTTTGAGGGAACCTCGATCTACTCTTCTTAAGTACAAGGTTTTTGTTGTAGAAGAGTGTCACTTGTTGCATTCAAAGACGTGGATGTCACTTCTTAGACTCCTCGAGAAACTCCTGCAGCGTGTAGTTTTCATACTCATAACAACTGATATTGATAATGTGCATCGTACTATGTTGTCCCGGTGTCAAAGAATTACTTTTAACAAAGTTAGCACATGCGACATAATTGCTCGACTCAGGAAAATTGCTCATGATGATAATTTGTACGTTGAATCAGATGCGTTACAGTTGATTGCTTCAAATGCAGATGGTTCGCCGCGAGATGCAGAAACTATGTTAGACCAGTTGACCCTGTTTGGGAAAATAATCACCACGTCCATGGTGAATAAACTTGTGAGTTTTATTTCCCATTTGTTCTTAAAATCTAATTGATAATTATAGTGTTTTTTCCTCTGATCACTGTGATGCTTTACAGTTCTTTAGTTCTTTTATGCTTGATCCctgaatgaaaaaataaaattatgtatCGTGCATATACATAAGTTGTGGCAAGTAATAATTCTACTTTCTGGCATATAATCTAATCAAGACGCTAAAGTAGAGAtaagatttaaaagatttgagttggaTCCTTATCATTAGTAATCACTTTTGTAGAGCAGTAAACACTCAATTCAATAACTGGTATCAGATTCAAGGCCACGCATTTCATTCCCATGAGTTGTAGCTTGAGACACTCTTAAGAGCAGATTTTTAGGAAGTTATATTTTCTCCATCGGCATATCGATTGAAATGTGGTGCTTACCTATTAGGAATTACATCATTGCCACAAGGTATTGCTTTTGCCTCAGCCTATATGTTAATAATATACCATGGTAACTGCATTGTGAAAGGAATCCGTTCAATTATTGTCCGAGTTGGAGAACTCAAGAAGGCAAGCAAATACCAATGGGTGCAGATGATTTCTTATCAGGTGGATTCATTGATTGAATCAAACAAAATCATGCAAATTGCTTTCTTTTTGTAGATTGGGGCTGTTCCTGATGAGAGATTGCTGAATCTTTTGGAATTAGCCATGAAATCAAATGCTACCGAAACAGTGAAAAGAGCCAGAGAATTGATGAATTCAGGTCATGATCCTGTAGTTTTAACGTCTCGGATGGCAACTCTTATTGTGGATATTATTGCTGGCACTTTCTTGAATGTTGATTCTAAGAACAATGATTCTTTCTTTGCTGGACGAATTTGTAAGTAAGACTCGGTTTATTCTTTCTTTATGGTTATCTTGATGCTTCCTATTTTATCACATACTTTTAACTTTACAAGTGATGCCATGATGAATTTTCAGTGTCTGAAAGAGAATTAGACGCACTCAAGCATGTGTTGACAGTTCTCTCTGAGTCGGAGAAGCATCTGAGGGTATCAACCGAACGGTCAACGTGGTTCACAGCAACCCTGTTGCAATTAAGTTCTGGTCCTTCACTCGGTCAAGCCAACTCCAGCAGTAGTAGAAGACAGAGCTTCAAAACAACGGAGGAGGACCGCATAAAAATGTTCGAAGGATCTTCTGCCCAAAAGCTGAGAACTGATGAACAGCTTGCACCTGAAAAATCAGGTTCTGAAATATCGTTTTCAATATCAGCTGACCAGAATATAGCGAGAAAAGATTATCCAATCTCATTGGTTGATGATGCCAGTGGCGATTCTAATGCCGACCAGTCTGTGAATGATGAGGCATTCCTTCTCTCTCGCTATGATTGTGGAAATCGGAAAACAGCTTTGAGATACATGAACTCAAAGGTGTTGGCGGATATTTGGGTCCTGTGTATTGAAAAATGTCATCCCGGGACTCTGAGACAACTGCTTTCTTCTCATGGAAAGCTTGTATGCATATCTGAAGTTAAAGGTGAGATTTTTTACATAAAGAAAACGTTAAGACCGTAATTTGTCAGAGAGAAATTAGCTTTTTGAAGTGTTTTTCTTCTGTTTTCCTGATCTACATAGTTTCTGTTTGCAGGTGGATTTGTTGCTTATGTTGCGTTCCAAGATAGTGCTATTAAAGCCAGAGCAGAAGATTTTCTAAGCAGTATCGTTAACTTGTTCAAAATCGTTTTACAACACAATGTGGAGGTTGAAATTATCCTTTTACCGGATTCTTTGGGTCAGAAGCAGATCAAgaaatacatatttaatacacCAAAAAACAAATTAGCAAGCTTGAAGAGAACAGAAAGTAATTGTGGTCTTAATTTGGAGACATTGAAGTTAGAAGAGTTGATCAATAATGATTGCAAAGTTAATCAAACGAGGCAGTTTGAATCTGCCAAAGAAAATGATAGATCAAGCACTTCTAGAGAGGTCAAGCCGCTTGTTCAAATGCAGAGAATTGAATCAATCATACGTGACCAAAGATTAGAAACTACACTCTCACAGGCTATGGAGAGAGATATTTTGGGGTCAGTGGCTCATTCGAAAGCTGAAAGGGGTCATAATCTAACTCAGGATTGTTTATTTCATCAAAATCATTCGAAGATGATGAATTCAGAAAATCTGTCATCCCAGCGCTGGCAAGATGATTTTAGCTATGAAATCATGGCTTCGAAAATGGATGATGAAATGGCATCTGAGAAGGACCGGACTATAAAGATGATCACTGGACATCCCATTGCCCCAAGCATGTTGCTTAACACAAGCTTTGGGAGCGATATTGGCAAAGAAAATATGTAAGTTATTAGTTtgtgtatgtattgattactatTTTTAGTTTTTCAGTGCTCCAAAAGTGATTTTTAGTTAAATTAGTTCTAGGACTTTATCTCCAAATGCTGTTGACTTTCGAGAAAGGGAAATATTCTCCAAGAtttcctttcttttttttttttcggctTGATATTTTGTCTTGaccttttattttcattttaagtCCTTAAAAGAATACATTATGATTGAAAACTTGTCATGGAAAAGGATTTGCAGTAAACTTTTCGGTGTCTTATACAGTGCATACAGCTCTGGATCACAAAATGCAGGTTTCAGTGGTTTGTTATGTTGGAACAACAGCCAACCTCTCCGACGGGGAAAAGTATGCTGCTTCATTCCTTGTTCACCCTTGCATCTGCTTAGCTTAaccttttattttcttttttagtTTTTTGTGCTGATCCAGTTATCCTTCAATACTTAATATGTCTGATTCCAGGCTACACGCACACGCAGAATGCGGCGATTTTCATGGTTTGGAGTATGTGCAAGATGGAGGACAGACAAAGGATACAATAGATAACATGAAAAGAGTATTGAAATACTTGTGTTTCCAAccttctttcctctctttttttgtcCCATTCTTTGTGTTTATTATCTTTGCCAAAATAACCATTCGGCTTCTGTATTTGTGTAAATTTTCCTTGTTTTATGGTATAAATAAGAACTGAACGCAACCGGAGTAGAGAACTATTCTTTATGATGTGCTATAGTTTTGTATCAGCATATCAATCACCACAAGTTTATAGCGTCTCACTGTATACTAGTATGTTGAATATCTGGGATCATGGAATTGTGATTATTTTGTTGTAATGTGTAATATTATTCGGATTATAATAATacatttatattaaatattttcatatataatttattgagataataaatgaatatttgaattttaaaaagtgGAGGTGACATGTTAGGTATTATGAGTTTTTTTATtaactcaaaaatattatttttctaagTTGATAatgacatttttttaaaaataaattattgctAAACAGGGGTGGAGATTAATTCAAAATCCTAGTCTCTTTTGGGCAGATTATTAAGAGCAGCCGCAATTGTGGGTGATTATAATACTCATCAACTCAAAAAAAATCATGAGGCCCAGTGTCACATGCTTATTATaacaatatatttttttcactCACATtcctttttaacattaaaactcATTATTTATGGGTTCATTCCATCTTACATGTAGGGGCACTACTCCATTATAGAATCAAGAGCTCAAATTTAGCCACACATACATGaggtccactaatttttttaaaatcacatatgtATGTGAATCTTATCCATCCAAACCATGTGGAATAGCATCGAAGCAACCTTATTTATGGGTCCTATTGTCTACTCAATcatcttaaaaaaatttaatattaaataaatatgttttaCAATATTTACATCATTATTATTCTAATTATTCAAAATAAccttaatttttaataaaataattttattaattttttaaaaaagaacatTATTGTTGTTCCAATTTATCATAATCCATTAGTTAACATGttctgaaatatttttattaaacgaTGCTAAAAAGAAATATCACGATAGAAAAGTTATTTAAACAAGACATGAACattgtttatttaaaattacaatATTGAGGTTCCCCATCTTTGCATTGTCCGGAACTGATAAGTTGATTTGGGAGTTTACTCATTTAGATCCTGGTATTTTTTGGCGATCGGAGATGGGGTGGGCTCTAGCGATGGTCGCTCGAGAGGAAGCACTCGGCACTTTCGAAAACTTTGGCATTTAAGTGTCCAAAGTAAGATcaacgttttttttttttgaaagccATTCAAGCAATCTTACCAACTCGTTTTCATCTATGACGGGTATTAAAATTGACATCATCTTCCCGTGTTGCAATGTTTTCCCAAAGCATATCTTTCATGCTCTTTGGCTTTGCTTTGGTGGGCAGGAGGTGTGGGAAGTTTCAGATTTATGGCCGATATTATCTCGTTTTAAGGGCATCTCCAACCGTCCACCATAAAGGAGGAATCCTCTGTTATAGAGTATGAAATCTTCTCCGATCATGTTTTATTTGTTTCTTCTATTTTAGAGTATGCAACAATGACTGTCTATATAAGATATGTCGTATCACTGTTCATACAGAAGAttgaaaagaataaaaaataattacaaaatagatattttaaaaattacaatATAGTCTTTTTGAAAAAGAATTTAAGAAAATATCACTGTTCATCAATCGACCGATGGTTTGAAGAGGAAATGATAGGCACTTTTTGCTTTTGGCTCGACCTTGTTGATCAAACGTTTTAATTTTTGAatgaattaattataatttactatttataattaattatatgtcCCATCGGCCTTAGTTTCTTGAACGTTCTTTTAGTAGGGCTGAAAGAAACAAGAGAATTTGTCCTAGATATAAACCATAGATCCCCATTGTTCAGGAATTTGATTGGTCGTTGCAGTTGAAGATCCTCAAACGACATCTGATCATAAAACTTCATGTCAATGCTGAATTTTCTGGTCCATGATTCTTTAACTCCATATTCTCTCATTAACCAGGCCTCAAAGACAGTATCCTTGTAAATGTAGCAGATGCAGAGGCAATTTTTTAGGACACCCATATTGATGCTGGAGATTCTGTCCATATACTGTAGACTGAAGTGAGCTGGAGGTGGGACAAACTTGAACGTTTCTTCTGCCAAGTCAAATGAGCTTATAAGCTCACAAGGTTTGTGACTGTTGGTTATCCAATGAAGTGCGTCATTCAGAAGAGGCTCAAATGACTTGTGTTTGGGCCAAGGGGCATTTTCAATCCTTCTCCATGTATCCGATCCAAGTGTGTACACATCAGCTACCAAACTTTGCGATTCTTCAGAGGTCATGGGCTCAATGGATGTAAGAAACATGAGACTGATAACCTTGTACTGTTTGGTCTTCGGACAATATCCAAATCCAGAATGGTTTGTGCAAGTAGAAAATGGAGCCGAGATAGCCAGGCAAGGAAGCTCTATCTGTTCGCAGCGAATAGGGTTGCAGATAGCATAGAAAGGCTTTGGTGATGAATCAAAATACAGACATAGCAGTCCATTACATGATCCAATAAGAACATGGTTTCTGGTATGAAAAGTAAACACCGAAATATTCCAAGCATATAGCCCATGATGACagcaataatatttattttcatcatCACATGAGCAAAATAGTAAAGGTGGTTCCTCATGATTAAAGATAAAAAGGTGGCGAGTGCCCAACTGACCCACACTTTGTTGAAAAATTAGATTGGTTGTTAAGATAGATGATCTTGTGCGATGTAATTCGATAAAAATAGGATCCCTGACTAGTCGTAAAAACATCTTGCAAACAAAACTACAGCAAAATATACTCTTCAGCGGAAGCCTTGAAAAAATATCACATAATATATGGTCCGGTAACTCAAGTACTAAGGGTTCACTTAATCTAGTTATCAACGCTGCAGTACCATAACATCGTTGCTCTTCAGTAGAGTTGTTTCCTCCTTCACTAGTCACCAAATAGTTACCACGTCTCTTGCTTCTGTATAACTCCATTGGACGAACTAATGCCAGAAGTCCAGAAGAGTAGTTTTATCAGCAGCCTTACATATCCTGTTCTGCAATCAAAGGAGCAaagaatattaaatttatttcacGATGAAATTGGATAGTTTTACATAAGATATATACGGTGCTAATTAGGCCCTGTTCCCCAACTATGAAAAATACCATGAATATTTTCTATGGCTGTGCAAAGGTGATCTTCCAAGAAAAAATTATGCAAAACACAAAAGAGAAGGTTGTTTAATTTGAAAAGAACTCTCTTTCCTGCGTAACTGAAATCCAGAGCAAAGTCCCACTATTTCTCAACAATCCAAGAACACCACAACCCTATAAATTTCCAAAAAGCATCAAAATTCGTGCATCAAAATTCAAAGAGTATCCCAAGATGTGTTAATAATCAAAACCCCATCTGAAATCCAGCTTGATGGTCAATTCTGATCCTATCATAGAACTTTAATTCCACTCAGAATCGAAGAAAAACATTATCAAAACTGATCTTAATGAATGCGTCCACCACAAATGTAATCAAATAAATCGAAAAATCGCAACTTCAAGCTCGAATCCTGCGAATCCGCCCGTGTAATTGACACAGAAAGCATCACATACGAAAAATTAAAGATCAAGAGCGGCGTACCGTAAACTTACAGAGCCAGAGAGAGCCCACCCTGCACAGTGTGCTACTTACATCGACTGCATATAATTTTCAAACGTATTTtagcttcttcttttttttaagttaactaattaaattaaCCTTGTAAGTATATTAAATTCCAAACATATTATTTCATtccaaatatattaattatcaATTTTACTCTCTTTATATTATTTCGCATGAACGTGAAGATTAGCGGTTAGAATCCGCAACCGCTACATTTCGATGTGTACAAGATAAACCCTCATGTTAACATAGTAACAGACAAATCACGCTAATCAAGTAAACCACAATGAACAAATTATGTGTGACAGTCATGTCCGATAAAGTGTTTGTATGTGTAATAAATTCATGATCATTTATCAAGCGTTCACATACTCCACCAAATCAGACACCTCCTCTGAGACTTGACGAAGACTAAATTGTTTGAATATAAGATTGTTCTTGGATTTGTCTAATTTAAATTTAGTTAATTAAGTGATTTTGACAAACATAAAAGAAGAATATCATTTGAAATCCCAGTTGGAATCCATATTTCAAGTGGGCATTTGTCCCATAAATGCATGCATGTTCTCTAATGAATGAGTTTGAAGTTCTTTCAATATGTATAATGTATTTCATGTGCACATAAATATAAATCATCATAATTTTTGTACTTCACTATTTATTATCATAATGATGTCATTATCACTCAATTAGATAAATTTAAATCCAACGTAACTCCGATACCTAATTAATGGAAAAATCTTTCAAAGGACATTTCACTTTCAAACAGTTTGTcgaaatataattattatgtgAGATAGATACATTTTAATCCTTTCGAGGAATCAAAATTCAAGAGGAGGAAATTAAAGGCTTATTCATAAAAGAACTTTTAGTtgatataaaaattcaaataaagagaaACTGAAAATTAAGAAGAAAGAGATAGGGCCATTTTAAGGGGGGGAAATGGAAAAATGTTTTacttataaaataaaaagataatcgtttattatattaaaaaaaacaatatattatataaatgttTGCCACTGGCCTATATGAAAGAAGTTTTTTAACTTAGAAGATAGATCTTTAGTGAGATGGTtttacgaatatttatctgtgagatgagtcaactctatcgatattcacaataaaaaaacaatactcttaacataaaaagttatattttttcatggattacccaaaatAAGAGACATGTCTGACAAAATACGACTTATGAAACTgtctcacacgagtttttgTCGTCTTAGAAAAAAGACTAAGTGGAGTGGGGAAGACGAATGCACATGGAGTGCCACTGGCCTTTATGAAAGAGAGAGATCGCTGGAAGATAAAATCAGAAGTCTCAGATTTTAATCATGGGGTAGCTTCTGGCATTCCATGTGCACCAATCTCTTCGCCCCACTTCCTATTGTTTTTACACACAATTCTTCATCTTTCATCATCATCCCATCCTATAAATTtgtatgttttaaaaaaatacaaattttgataTTTCCTGCTTGTACcttaatatttgaaaatatcaGTTTTTAGTCATATATTAATTCTATAGTCCTATTACATATATATGTAAGGTTTCTTGGGTATATATCACTCTCAAAACTTCATTAAAAGAACAGAAGCCCCATTGAACGTGCAAGAACATGAGAGCCAGCCCGGCAGGCTGTAGCAGATCTTGGTAAACTCGATGCAATATAGCCCTACTATAACTATTTCTAGGTAAATTGTATGTATATCGACAGCTTATGGTTGCTTATATATCTTTATATGTAGGTCTATAAGTGAGGATTCTTTGAGAAGATATGTTTACTATGCGAGTGAGAGCTGCATTCAAGAATTGCTTTCGGCTTCGGAATCGAACCGGGTCGGGAGCACAGCTGGACACGATGGATGGGAAGCTGTGGGGATGGAGAACGACGTGGAGATATCGAGACGTCGTTCGGGTTCGCTCCACACGTTTCGCAGCCGTTGGGTGCTCAAATCTGTCTCTCCGCAGCAGTTTATGACAGTGGCTAATGCTATTGATGCAGCTAAGGTGATCCGAATCATTCCTTTGTATTTCCCAAAAAATGGATGTCAGAGATTAATAACCAGAGTTTCTTGAATGTatatatacatgatttttaaTCAAATATTTGCAGCAAT is a genomic window containing:
- the LOC140822239 gene encoding F-box protein At3g07870-like, translating into MELYRSKRRGNYLVTSEGGNNSTEEQRCYGTAALITRLSEPLVLELPDHILCDIFSRLPLKSIFCCSFVCKMFLRLVRDPIFIELHRTRSSILTTNLIFQQSVGQLGTRHLFIFNHEEPPLLFCSCDDENKYYCCHHGLYAWNISVFTFHTRNHVLIGSCNGLLCLYFDSSPKPFYAICNPIRCEQIELPCLAISAPFSTCTNHSGFGYCPKTKQYKVISLMFLTSIEPMTSEESQSLVADVYTLGSDTWRRIENAPWPKHKSFEPLLNDALHWITNSHKPCELISSFDLAEETFKFVPPPAHFSLQYMDRISSINMGVLKNCLCICYIYKDTVFEAWLMREYGVKESWTRKFSIDMKFYDQMSFEDLQLQRPIKFLNNGDLWFISRTNSLVSFSPTKRTFKKLRPMGHIINYK
- the LOC140821821 gene encoding protein STICHEL-like; this translates as MVGGGAGIDPGCLNLKKELAQIRKAARMSRDPGTSSSWRSRMNSATSFSKHHYVHHYKNDQDDGRAIPDSSVEFLQTTLHVESNSNCGSCDNSVNRSNVNVKEKERKVFLSNWSSVSESEKGGDPENENDEGSHEESVDLECSNRERKLVGNNSKSFAYLSDGYDSSIFKDKDTSPVPSIGHTIKKSKRSNHSSNSLLRSNDKLQKQILLSRCCVENMVENLTDAGAKRDGLVSLVYHSDDTEDESYSFLARSSMKQFDRKEEDSASHSTPALSTSSHNDYGFKDSSAIMPHNPTMGDDAEDEADDRMDFSVQQRCGIPCYWSKKLTRKSRVGYGSSYSLSLSETLRRKGSSILCESQRSNQRRLCRASMASNKRRLASRTAAKNVPSFLTNSCDDRGGSSIENEHSDHESSSNFGELDLEALSRLDGKKWSSSCRSRDRFELVAPDSGIPRKESSQTVINLSHKYRPMLFEDLIGQNLVVQSLMSAISRGRIASIYLFQGPHGTGKTSAARIFAAALNCVATKDSKPCGVCRECVDLISGKVSDFIEVDGSDKKGIETIENLLRNLLREPRSTLLKYKVFVVEECHLLHSKTWMSLLRLLEKLLQRVVFILITTDIDNVHRTMLSRCQRITFNKVSTCDIIARLRKIAHDDNLYVESDALQLIASNADGSPRDAETMLDQLTLFGKIITTSMVNKLIGAVPDERLLNLLELAMKSNATETVKRARELMNSGHDPVVLTSRMATLIVDIIAGTFLNVDSKNNDSFFAGRILSERELDALKHVLTVLSESEKHLRVSTERSTWFTATLLQLSSGPSLGQANSSSSRRQSFKTTEEDRIKMFEGSSAQKLRTDEQLAPEKSGSEISFSISADQNIARKDYPISLVDDASGDSNADQSVNDEAFLLSRYDCGNRKTALRYMNSKVLADIWVLCIEKCHPGTLRQLLSSHGKLVCISEVKGGFVAYVAFQDSAIKARAEDFLSSIVNLFKIVLQHNVEVEIILLPDSLGQKQIKKYIFNTPKNKLASLKRTESNCGLNLETLKLEELINNDCKVNQTRQFESAKENDRSSTSREVKPLVQMQRIESIIRDQRLETTLSQAMERDILGSVAHSKAERGHNLTQDCLFHQNHSKMMNSENLSSQRWQDDFSYEIMASKMDDEMASEKDRTIKMITGHPIAPSMLLNTSFGSDIGKENIAYSSGSQNAGFSGLLCWNNSQPLRRGKATRTRRMRRFSWFGVCARWRTDKGYNR